In Pseudoalteromonas sp. NC201, a single window of DNA contains:
- a CDS encoding response regulator, giving the protein MALRRILAVDDEPFNLEIIEEILEDLDFELKTVGSGHECLAVVEDFDPQVILLDVSMPKMSGYEVCKAIKANPNTQHIIVMFVSARGSVEERMEGYSVGAEDYIVKPFGQGELKAKLTHLNQMLLEKDILAQQIEDATSTAFSAMANSSEMGQIVTYIEQIGEIETIPRLAEALCQCLKGLGLNCNVEVRLEGQKHHFATTGICSPIVIELFEILHTKGRLHEFTNRILVNYPFLSILILNMPGDDPDKHGRLRDHICFIASVTEQQLIAISTKRKLVQQHEDLEEAIKMVQGKFNSMVSLLDKNRQENEKVFRSLQELFEERIPTMGLDEDQEMFIYQNVDKAIQSSVAREESVREVKTAFHDIEEDLKLLSRRSE; this is encoded by the coding sequence ATGGCTTTACGCAGAATCTTAGCAGTTGACGACGAACCATTTAATCTAGAAATCATTGAAGAGATTTTAGAAGACTTAGACTTTGAGTTAAAAACCGTTGGAAGCGGTCATGAATGTCTAGCAGTAGTCGAAGACTTTGATCCTCAAGTAATTTTACTTGATGTGAGCATGCCAAAAATGAGCGGTTATGAGGTATGTAAGGCGATTAAAGCCAATCCAAACACACAGCATATTATCGTTATGTTTGTGTCGGCAAGGGGCTCTGTTGAAGAGCGCATGGAAGGCTACTCAGTGGGGGCGGAAGATTATATTGTTAAGCCGTTTGGCCAAGGTGAGTTAAAAGCCAAGCTCACGCACTTGAACCAAATGCTACTAGAAAAAGATATTCTGGCTCAGCAAATTGAAGATGCAACCTCCACAGCATTTAGCGCCATGGCTAATAGCAGTGAAATGGGGCAAATCGTTACCTACATTGAGCAAATCGGTGAGATAGAAACAATCCCGCGACTGGCGGAAGCTTTATGTCAATGTTTAAAGGGACTGGGACTTAATTGTAATGTCGAGGTTCGGCTTGAGGGACAAAAGCATCACTTTGCAACTACGGGAATTTGCTCACCTATCGTCATTGAATTATTTGAGATCTTACACACCAAAGGGCGATTACATGAATTTACTAACCGCATATTGGTTAACTATCCATTTTTGAGTATTTTGATCCTCAATATGCCGGGAGACGATCCAGATAAACACGGTAGATTGCGGGATCATATCTGTTTTATTGCCAGTGTAACGGAGCAACAGTTAATTGCCATTTCCACTAAACGCAAGCTGGTACAGCAACACGAGGACCTGGAAGAAGCGATAAAAATGGTGCAAGGTAAGTTTAACAGCATGGTGTCGCTGCTTGATAAAAACCGTCAAGAAAACGAAAAAGTGTTCCGCTCATTACAAGAGTTATTTGAAGAGCGCATTCCTACTATGGGTCTAGACGAAGATCAGGAGATGTTTATCTATCAAAACGTCGATAAAGCGATTCAAAGCTCAGTCGCACGGGAAGAAAGTGTGCGAGAAGTGAAAACCGCTTTCCATGATATTGAAGAAGACTTAAAACTACTCTCGCGACGCTCAGAATAA
- a CDS encoding glutathione peroxidase, with protein MIKSLSILSLALGFLISSNAYAKTSSCNDFTNVELRKLRSDDSLNLCEFKDKPLLIVNTASNCGFTGQFEGLEQLHQKYQDKGLVVLGFPSDDFFQEEDDEKETAKVCFINYGVTFNMFATSEVRGSDANPIFQHLNEVTSSPNWNFYKYLVSADRKTIKRFNSRTKPMSDELTSEIEKLLPR; from the coding sequence ATGATAAAAAGTCTTTCGATTCTGAGCTTAGCGCTCGGTTTCCTAATCTCGAGTAACGCGTATGCAAAGACATCCAGCTGTAATGATTTTACCAATGTTGAGCTGCGAAAACTGCGTTCTGATGACTCACTTAATCTATGTGAATTTAAAGACAAACCGCTTCTCATCGTAAATACAGCCAGTAACTGTGGATTTACAGGTCAGTTTGAAGGGCTTGAGCAACTACATCAAAAATATCAAGATAAAGGCCTTGTTGTACTTGGTTTTCCCTCAGATGACTTTTTCCAAGAAGAAGACGACGAAAAGGAAACTGCAAAAGTATGCTTTATCAACTACGGTGTAACCTTCAATATGTTTGCTACATCGGAAGTTCGAGGCTCGGATGCTAACCCCATTTTCCAACATTTGAATGAAGTAACAAGCTCTCCAAATTGGAATTTTTACAAATACTTAGTGTCAGCTGATCGGAAAACAATCAAGCGCTTTAACAGTCGCACTAAACCTATGTCTGACGAGCTCACTAGCGAAATTGAAAAACTCTTGCCTAGATAA
- the tsaE gene encoding tRNA (adenosine(37)-N6)-threonylcarbamoyltransferase complex ATPase subunit type 1 TsaE, with protein sequence MTTGHMRFDLADEPATVAMGNKIANVIRQGAVLFLHGDLGAGKTTLTRGIVQSLGHSGKVKSPTYTLVEPYELDDVSIYHFDLYRLGSPEELEYMGIRDYFASNAICVVEWPEKGEGFIPNPDIDVTMQYAGDGRQITLEAKSSRGEALLKQLQDYA encoded by the coding sequence GTGACGACAGGTCATATGAGATTCGATTTGGCTGATGAGCCAGCAACAGTTGCCATGGGTAATAAAATTGCCAATGTTATTCGTCAAGGTGCGGTACTATTTTTACACGGTGATTTAGGCGCAGGTAAAACCACGCTCACTCGCGGGATCGTGCAAAGTCTTGGTCATTCAGGTAAGGTAAAAAGTCCAACTTATACCTTAGTTGAACCTTATGAACTGGATGATGTCTCAATATATCATTTTGATTTATATCGATTAGGTTCGCCTGAAGAGCTCGAATACATGGGGATCCGGGATTACTTTGCAAGTAATGCTATCTGTGTTGTTGAGTGGCCTGAAAAAGGTGAAGGCTTTATTCCAAACCCAGATATAGACGTCACAATGCAGTATGCTGGTGATGGCCGTCAAATTACACTTGAGGCCAAGTCTAGCCGCGGCGAGGCACTATTAAAACAATTACAAGATTATGCGTAA
- a CDS encoding N-acetylmuramoyl-L-alanine amidase, translated as MRNQPTISYIFIFICMLLTSMQSIAQNAIESVRVWPSPESTRIVFDMSDKPDYSYFVLKNPLRLVIDLENTKQQKDFPSVPDEHRVVNKVRHSKPKNSNSARIVVELSRSATPKIFALAPTGPYKNRLVVDLYGKQMSAYDDTKTATPRKTLAQDRDIVIAIDAGHGGEDPGSIGPSGTYEKLVTIQIAKRLARLVDSQPGMSAKLIRTGDYYLKLNTRTARARERKADFFVSIHADAFTSPQPRGASVWVLSLRRANSEIGKWLEDKEKHSQLLGGAADLIKDTANEKYLAKALLDMSMEHSMKTGFQVAEEVVKELKKVAKMHKSRPQAANFGVLKSPDIPSILVETGFISNPKEEKLLMSPHYQERLARAIFSSIKGYYEKNPPDNSLFARMQSNKPVTHKVKSGESLSVLASRYGITVSELKKANNLKNNTLFIGQVLTIPKA; from the coding sequence ATGCGTAATCAGCCGACTATTAGTTATATTTTCATTTTTATCTGCATGCTCTTAACGAGCATGCAGAGCATCGCCCAAAACGCCATCGAAAGTGTGCGTGTTTGGCCCTCCCCAGAAAGCACTCGTATTGTTTTTGATATGAGCGATAAGCCGGATTACAGCTATTTTGTGCTGAAAAATCCACTGCGCTTGGTGATCGACCTTGAAAACACCAAGCAACAAAAAGACTTTCCGAGTGTTCCTGACGAACATCGAGTTGTAAACAAGGTGCGCCACAGCAAACCGAAAAACAGCAATTCTGCACGGATTGTTGTGGAGCTAAGTCGCAGCGCTACGCCAAAAATCTTTGCGTTAGCACCAACCGGTCCGTATAAAAACCGCTTAGTCGTTGATTTGTATGGTAAGCAGATGAGTGCTTATGACGATACAAAAACTGCCACACCACGAAAAACACTCGCGCAAGACAGAGATATTGTGATCGCCATCGATGCCGGTCATGGCGGTGAAGATCCAGGTTCTATTGGACCTTCAGGTACTTATGAAAAGCTTGTAACCATTCAAATTGCGAAGCGTTTAGCACGCTTAGTAGATAGCCAGCCGGGGATGAGCGCAAAGCTTATTCGTACTGGCGATTATTACCTCAAGTTGAATACGAGAACTGCAAGAGCGCGCGAAAGAAAAGCGGATTTCTTTGTATCTATTCACGCAGATGCCTTCACCAGCCCTCAACCACGCGGCGCGTCGGTCTGGGTGTTATCACTACGCAGAGCGAATTCTGAAATAGGTAAGTGGCTAGAAGACAAAGAAAAACACTCACAATTATTGGGTGGTGCAGCCGACTTAATTAAAGATACGGCCAACGAAAAATATTTAGCCAAAGCGTTACTTGATATGTCGATGGAACATTCGATGAAAACCGGGTTTCAGGTCGCAGAAGAAGTCGTCAAAGAGCTGAAAAAAGTGGCAAAAATGCACAAAAGCAGACCGCAAGCTGCAAACTTTGGGGTACTAAAATCACCAGATATACCTTCGATTCTGGTGGAAACCGGGTTTATTTCAAACCCCAAAGAAGAAAAGCTATTAATGTCTCCGCATTATCAAGAACGTTTAGCTCGGGCTATTTTTAGTTCGATAAAAGGCTATTATGAGAAAAATCCACCGGATAATTCGCTCTTTGCGCGTATGCAATCCAACAAGCCGGTGACGCATAAAGTAAAAAGTGGCGAATCATTGAGTGTGCTGGCTAGTCGTTATGGCATTACGGTCAGTGAATTGAAAAAAGCAAATAACCTGAAAAACAATACCTTGTTTATTGGGCAAGTCTTAACTATTCCAAAAGCGTAA
- a CDS encoding glutathione S-transferase family protein: protein MKLIGSNTSPYARRIRMWAAAKQLPMSYQHIDIFSEAGHDELIRHNPARKIPFLIDDAQLICDSNLIVRYLREKHQLPFPSWDQENWLILINACNDSLVELLLSKRSGFDIEQDKLFFNLQRERIGHTLHYLNEECVTEEFLHCDYLQISLYCLIDWVLFRELVDLSDYTNLMAFHGRWQSQAIAQQTDPRN, encoded by the coding sequence ATGAAACTTATCGGTTCGAACACCAGTCCATACGCCCGTCGAATTAGAATGTGGGCCGCGGCTAAACAGCTCCCAATGAGCTACCAGCATATAGATATATTTTCCGAAGCAGGCCATGACGAACTTATTCGCCATAATCCTGCCCGTAAGATCCCATTTTTAATTGACGATGCACAACTTATTTGTGATTCCAATCTGATTGTTCGCTATCTCCGTGAAAAACATCAACTTCCATTTCCCAGTTGGGATCAAGAAAATTGGCTGATCCTTATCAATGCCTGTAATGATTCTTTGGTAGAACTGTTACTTAGCAAGCGCTCAGGTTTTGATATTGAACAAGATAAACTATTTTTTAATCTACAGCGGGAACGAATTGGTCATACCCTGCACTATCTCAATGAAGAGTGTGTGACAGAAGAGTTTTTACACTGTGATTATCTCCAAATCAGTTTATACTGCCTTATTGATTGGGTTCTATTTAGAGAACTCGTCGACCTGAGCGATTACACCAACCTAATGGCATTTCATGGCCGTTGGCAAAGCCAAGCAATCGCCCAGCAAACTGATCCACGAAATTGA
- a CDS encoding GNAT family N-acetyltransferase, whose product MNIRLAKPHDLCAIVAIYNETIPSRQVTADTEPVSVAQKQSWFAAHTQNRPIYVVELAEKVIAWISFSSFYGRPAYDGTAEVSIYLAKTAQGQGLGSKLMDFAEQQAPSLFITTLLGFIFSHNLPSIRLFEKHGYKKWGELPNVAVMDGNHYSLTILGKSLA is encoded by the coding sequence ATGAATATTAGACTCGCTAAACCGCATGACCTTTGCGCCATAGTTGCCATTTACAACGAAACGATACCGAGCCGCCAAGTCACCGCGGATACGGAGCCCGTAAGCGTAGCACAAAAGCAAAGTTGGTTCGCCGCACATACGCAAAATCGCCCAATTTATGTGGTAGAGCTGGCGGAAAAGGTGATAGCGTGGATAAGCTTTAGCAGCTTTTATGGACGTCCTGCCTACGATGGCACGGCTGAGGTGAGTATCTATCTTGCAAAAACGGCACAAGGCCAAGGATTAGGTAGCAAACTTATGGACTTTGCAGAGCAGCAAGCGCCAAGCTTGTTTATTACAACGCTACTAGGCTTTATTTTTTCTCATAATCTCCCCAGTATCCGCTTGTTTGAAAAACACGGTTATAAAAAGTGGGGAGAATTACCCAACGTCGCGGTCATGGATGGTAATCACTATAGCTTGACGATTTTGGGCAAATCTCTCGCATAG
- a CDS encoding NAD(P)H-hydrate dehydratase, producing MANEYTDNLPQFAYSAQQVQQYEAKAAKLSGTDLSTLMQRAGAAAFRFIENSQPKSSHILIITGKGNNAGDGFVVAQLCQQAGFSVTVLALFAPESLTGDALQAFSQYQGALVFSLNEVELSQFTVVVDGVFGTGFRGELPDHVCLCFDKINKLPVTRLALDVPSGINATTGEVAASAFLATETITFIALKQGLLSGSAKRFVGALLLADLDVGEAFKTLVTPTSNYLNHETFMAARPQRAPDSYKNAHGHVLLIGGNRGMAGAIRLAAEATLRAGAGLVSVATHPDNIASVLQGRFELMVHGVESANELLPLIKKASVIVLGPGLGQDAWAKTLFNHAMATELPMVVDADGLNCLAHAPRQKSNWVLTPHLGEARRLLNHLETPLNEHDRFAVAKKISHEYGAVTVLKGPGSLISEGERININRSGCAGMASAGMGDVLSGIIGGLIAQGMEAFAATNLAVYIHGLAAEQAAHDGEKGMLAGDLFEHIRGILG from the coding sequence ATGGCTAATGAATACACGGACAATTTACCACAATTTGCTTATTCAGCCCAACAAGTGCAGCAATATGAAGCAAAAGCCGCAAAGTTATCAGGCACAGATCTAAGTACCTTAATGCAACGAGCTGGGGCCGCTGCATTTCGCTTTATTGAAAACAGCCAGCCCAAATCCAGCCATATCTTAATTATCACAGGTAAAGGCAATAACGCGGGAGACGGTTTTGTCGTCGCTCAATTATGTCAGCAGGCCGGATTTTCCGTCACCGTACTCGCGTTATTTGCACCCGAAAGCTTAACGGGCGATGCGCTGCAGGCATTTTCTCAATATCAAGGCGCATTGGTTTTTTCGTTGAACGAAGTAGAGTTAAGTCAGTTTACGGTTGTGGTTGATGGTGTGTTCGGCACAGGTTTTAGAGGTGAGCTGCCTGACCATGTTTGCCTTTGTTTTGACAAAATAAATAAACTGCCGGTTACTAGGTTGGCACTTGATGTACCGAGCGGTATAAATGCCACAACAGGAGAAGTTGCGGCCAGTGCATTTTTAGCTACCGAAACCATCACCTTTATCGCGTTAAAACAGGGCTTACTTAGCGGCTCGGCAAAGCGTTTTGTGGGGGCGCTATTGTTAGCCGACTTGGATGTTGGTGAAGCATTCAAAACCCTAGTAACGCCAACATCTAATTACTTAAATCATGAAACGTTCATGGCAGCAAGGCCGCAGCGAGCACCAGATAGCTATAAAAATGCACATGGTCATGTGTTACTTATTGGTGGTAATCGTGGTATGGCTGGAGCAATTCGATTGGCGGCAGAAGCCACTCTGCGTGCAGGAGCTGGCCTTGTATCGGTCGCTACTCATCCTGATAATATTGCAAGCGTCTTACAGGGGCGTTTTGAATTAATGGTGCACGGTGTTGAGAGTGCGAATGAGTTATTGCCACTGATAAAAAAAGCCAGTGTGATAGTGCTTGGTCCCGGGCTTGGTCAAGACGCTTGGGCCAAAACACTTTTTAACCATGCGATGGCAACTGAATTACCGATGGTTGTGGATGCTGATGGGCTCAATTGTTTAGCGCATGCACCGAGGCAAAAATCAAACTGGGTATTAACGCCTCACCTAGGTGAAGCAAGGCGGTTATTGAACCACTTAGAGACACCGCTAAATGAACATGACCGTTTCGCGGTGGCTAAAAAAATTAGCCATGAATATGGCGCCGTTACGGTACTAAAAGGGCCGGGCAGTTTGATATCTGAAGGTGAGCGGATAAATATTAATCGTTCAGGCTGTGCAGGAATGGCGAGTGCTGGGATGGGCGATGTTTTATCTGGTATCATAGGCGGTTTAATTGCCCAAGGGATGGAAGCATTTGCCGCAACAAACCTAGCCGTGTATATTCATGGTTTAGCTGCCGAGCAGGCCGCCCATGATGGCGAAAAAGGTATGTTGGCCGGGGATTTATTCGAACATATTCGAGGTATTTTAGGGTGA
- the queG gene encoding tRNA epoxyqueuosine(34) reductase QueG, with the protein MTTDNINYSELATQIKQWGQELGFAEVGITDIDLREHEAQLQRWLDAGYHGEMAYMAAHGMKRARPAELVPGTQRIISVKMNYLPPDASFARALGNKTTAYISRYALGRDYHKVMRNKLKQLGQKIEQEVGTLGFRPFVDSAPVLERQIAEKAGLGWRGKNSLVINKQAGSWFFLGELFVDIPLPIDKPNQEEGCGRCTACLTLCPTGAIVEPYVVDARRCISYLTIELQGAIPEEFRAKMGNRIYGCDDCQLVCPWNRYGQITEEADFLPRTQLKDQQLLSLFAWDEATFLKNTEGSPIRRIGHERWLRNIAVGLGNAQYDEAIVIALEDKRQSATPLVIEHIDWALEQQRQKSDQHERKKARLIRIIEKGLPRDA; encoded by the coding sequence GTGACGACCGATAATATCAATTATAGTGAACTTGCAACACAAATTAAGCAATGGGGCCAAGAACTTGGCTTTGCAGAAGTCGGTATAACCGACATTGATTTACGCGAGCATGAAGCGCAACTTCAGCGCTGGTTAGACGCAGGCTATCATGGTGAAATGGCGTATATGGCGGCGCATGGAATGAAGCGTGCCCGCCCCGCAGAACTGGTTCCTGGCACTCAACGTATTATTTCGGTGAAAATGAATTACCTGCCACCCGATGCCAGCTTTGCCAGAGCACTTGGTAATAAAACCACCGCCTATATCTCTCGTTATGCATTAGGTCGAGACTATCATAAGGTAATGCGCAACAAGCTAAAGCAGCTCGGACAAAAGATTGAGCAAGAAGTCGGTACGTTAGGGTTTCGCCCTTTTGTCGACTCAGCCCCAGTACTAGAGCGACAAATTGCAGAAAAAGCAGGCCTTGGCTGGCGTGGAAAGAACAGTTTAGTGATTAATAAGCAGGCGGGCTCTTGGTTTTTCTTGGGTGAGCTGTTTGTTGATATTCCTCTTCCTATTGATAAACCAAACCAAGAAGAAGGTTGCGGCCGTTGTACCGCCTGCCTAACTTTATGCCCTACTGGCGCCATCGTAGAACCTTATGTCGTTGATGCGAGACGCTGCATTTCTTATCTCACCATAGAGCTTCAAGGCGCTATTCCAGAGGAATTTAGAGCAAAAATGGGCAATCGGATATACGGTTGTGATGATTGCCAGTTAGTTTGTCCATGGAATCGCTATGGTCAAATAACGGAAGAAGCCGACTTTTTGCCGCGAACTCAACTTAAAGATCAGCAATTGTTGAGCTTATTTGCTTGGGATGAAGCAACATTTTTGAAAAACACCGAAGGCAGCCCCATTCGCCGGATTGGACATGAACGTTGGCTACGAAACATAGCCGTTGGCCTTGGCAATGCACAATACGATGAAGCTATCGTTATAGCACTGGAAGATAAGCGTCAAAGTGCCACTCCCCTTGTTATTGAGCATATCGACTGGGCGCTGGAGCAACAAAGACAAAAGTCAGACCAACATGAACGCAAAAAAGCAAGGCTGATCCGCATTATTGAAAAGGGCTTGCCACGAGACGCTTAG
- a CDS encoding sensor histidine kinase, whose translation MTNRVLIIDSSSVQAMRVKVLFELLGGEVEHVHYRSLEANLDFDKFDVVVIAHGVPASKLQALYQLRNHDKLVLLAPKPDNAEHLKSFSEINRALPNGIVIYPFFANKDITGLLERLLEIGSTNTLVLPKVLLVDHHTPRLETLANGLRGAQLAVTTATTLDEAMQVAERHPVDLLICDFNLEKDTGLDVFNKVRQVHHNCRCLLMTSRVNQVDMLEAVRQGVEDILIKPFDESDLLQSLHKLWQTELLRRHNQELVERLQDTVDALIERDSLLRVIYKHTPDPIMLFNRQGHIIEANDACCELFELTEEELQPLSIFELFDEISVSQLRDLMKHVGMLKHFNCELSLPKAGERSIPLMGTFNEIDHHGDMAFAVIFKNVSKLKEQQEVLEETKELLEFEVQARTAQLQKAKEAAEAANLSKSEFLANMSHELRTPMHSILSFARFGLDKLTAPEVPADKLKKYLSRIETSGERLLVLLNNLLDLSKLDAGRFPFNPSFHNLVNVIQSGIEDVSGTALEKKIKIRFEKPAQGVMTFCDPEQMNQVIRNLLGNALKFSPEGSEVSVLLSCKDQDIHIKIADQGVGIPDDELEQIFAKFVQSSKTDSGAGGTGLGLAICKEFILLHKGQIYAENNPEGGACINVSLPLTEHLESNAV comes from the coding sequence ATGACGAATCGAGTGCTGATTATTGACAGCAGCAGTGTGCAAGCGATGCGAGTAAAGGTATTATTTGAGTTACTCGGTGGCGAGGTAGAGCATGTGCATTACCGGAGTCTGGAAGCAAATCTCGATTTTGATAAATTCGATGTTGTTGTTATTGCTCATGGGGTGCCCGCCAGTAAGCTCCAAGCGTTATATCAACTGAGGAATCATGATAAGTTAGTATTGCTGGCACCTAAACCCGATAATGCCGAGCACTTAAAATCTTTCAGTGAAATCAACCGCGCCTTGCCAAATGGCATTGTTATCTACCCCTTCTTTGCCAATAAAGATATTACTGGCCTACTGGAGCGCCTACTGGAAATTGGTTCTACTAATACTTTAGTGCTGCCCAAAGTGTTGCTGGTTGACCATCATACGCCTCGCCTAGAGACCTTAGCTAACGGTCTACGCGGAGCACAGCTTGCGGTGACGACCGCGACGACGCTTGATGAAGCGATGCAAGTTGCCGAGCGACATCCTGTTGACCTCCTTATTTGTGACTTTAATCTAGAAAAAGACACTGGCTTAGATGTGTTTAATAAAGTTCGTCAAGTGCACCACAATTGCCGCTGCTTATTGATGACTTCTCGGGTTAATCAAGTGGATATGTTAGAAGCCGTGCGTCAAGGGGTTGAAGACATTCTGATTAAACCGTTTGATGAGAGCGATTTATTACAAAGCCTACATAAATTATGGCAAACAGAGCTCTTAAGACGCCATAACCAAGAGTTAGTTGAGCGCCTACAGGATACAGTCGATGCCTTGATTGAACGCGACAGTCTGCTGCGCGTGATTTATAAACATACCCCGGATCCGATTATGCTGTTCAACCGCCAGGGCCATATTATTGAAGCAAATGACGCGTGTTGCGAATTGTTTGAGCTGACGGAAGAAGAATTACAGCCACTCTCTATTTTTGAGCTATTTGATGAAATATCCGTGTCGCAATTACGTGATTTGATGAAGCATGTTGGTATGTTAAAGCATTTTAACTGTGAGCTGAGTCTGCCAAAAGCGGGTGAGCGCAGCATTCCTTTGATGGGAACGTTTAACGAAATCGATCATCACGGCGATATGGCATTTGCGGTCATTTTTAAAAATGTCTCAAAGCTTAAAGAGCAACAAGAAGTGCTAGAAGAAACCAAAGAGTTACTAGAGTTTGAAGTGCAAGCTCGAACGGCACAGTTACAAAAAGCCAAAGAAGCGGCGGAAGCGGCCAACCTATCTAAATCTGAATTTCTAGCCAATATGTCTCATGAGCTTCGCACACCAATGCACTCTATATTAAGTTTTGCTCGTTTCGGTTTAGATAAGCTAACGGCTCCTGAAGTGCCGGCGGACAAGCTCAAAAAGTATTTATCCCGTATCGAAACCAGTGGTGAGCGTCTATTGGTACTGCTTAACAATCTGCTTGATTTATCAAAGTTAGACGCAGGTCGCTTTCCATTTAATCCAAGCTTTCACAATCTAGTTAATGTGATCCAAAGCGGTATTGAAGATGTATCAGGCACTGCGCTTGAGAAAAAGATAAAAATCCGCTTTGAAAAGCCCGCTCAAGGCGTGATGACCTTTTGCGATCCGGAGCAAATGAATCAAGTGATCAGAAACTTATTGGGCAATGCGCTCAAGTTTAGCCCTGAAGGTAGTGAGGTGAGTGTACTGTTAAGCTGTAAAGATCAAGATATTCATATCAAGATTGCCGATCAAGGGGTTGGTATTCCGGATGACGAATTGGAACAGATTTTTGCCAAGTTTGTGCAAAGCAGTAAAACAGACAGTGGTGCCGGCGGCACGGGTTTAGGTCTTGCTATTTGTAAGGAGTTTATTTTACTGCATAAAGGGCAGATTTACGCCGAAAATAATCCCGAGGGCGGTGCATGTATCAATGTGAGTCTGCCGTTAACAGAGCATCTTGAGAGTAATGCGGTGTAA
- a CDS encoding peptidylprolyl isomerase: MAIASARHILVDSEAQCMELKERIAAGEDFAEIAKQYSNCPSGQDGGALGEFGPGMMVPEFDKVVFSAPINQVQGPVQTQFGFHLLEVTSRSD, encoded by the coding sequence ATGGCAATCGCTAGTGCAAGACACATCCTAGTAGATAGTGAAGCGCAATGCATGGAGCTCAAAGAACGCATTGCAGCAGGGGAAGATTTCGCAGAAATCGCAAAGCAGTACTCCAATTGCCCGTCGGGCCAAGATGGTGGTGCGCTAGGTGAGTTCGGACCAGGCATGATGGTGCCTGAATTCGATAAAGTGGTTTTTTCAGCCCCAATCAATCAAGTACAAGGGCCAGTGCAAACGCAGTTTGGTTTTCACTTGCTTGAGGTAACCAGTCGTAGCGATTAA